One Bufo gargarizans isolate SCDJY-AF-19 chromosome 4, ASM1485885v1, whole genome shotgun sequence DNA window includes the following coding sequences:
- the LOC122936203 gene encoding protein argonaute-2-like, which produces MEGAPNPSKKPSGSQQSSTSTVLSQGSSQTQTSGQQSQGSGQDSGYQGQTGSSSQYGSGQQQDQSSGQQGSGYQPGQGQSGGQQGGDYQQGQDQNVGQQGGGNQQGQGQIGGQQTGGSGQQSCGTQQGGQSQGRGQDSSYNFRQGK; this is translated from the exons ATGGAAGGAG cACCAAACCCCTCCAAGAAG CCTTCTGGCAGCCAACAGAGCTCG aCCTCAACTGTATTAAGCCAAGGAAGCAGCCAAACCCAGACCAGTGGTCAACAGAGCCAGGGAAGTGGACAAGACAGTGGATACCAAGGGCAGACTGGCAGCAGCTCCCAGTATGGCAGCGGACAACAACAAGATCAaagcagtggccagcagggcagtGGATACCAACCAGGACAGGGTCAGAGCGGTGGTCAGCAGGGTGGTGACTACCAACAAGGACAGGATCAGAATGTTGGTCAGCAGGGTGGTGGAAACCAACAAGGACAGGGTCAGATCGGTGGCCAGCAGACTGGGGGAAGTGGGCAACAAAGTTGTGGAACCCAGCAAGGAGGACAGAGTCAAGGACGTGGACAGGATTCTTCTTATAACTTTAGACAAGGAAAATAA